In the genome of Parafrankia discariae, the window AGCCCTCCCGGTCGCGCTCGGCCAGCAACAGGCCGGTGATGAGGAACCCGCTGAGTACCAGGAAGAGGTCGACACCCAGGTAGCCGCCGGGCACCAGGTCCATGTGGTGGAAGAGCACCGTCAGGACGGCGAGGGCCCGCAGTCCGTCAAGCGCCGGGTTATGGCCGCCGATGGTTGCTCGGCGAACAGTCCGCGCCGGTGGCGCCGGTGCTCCGCTCGTATCTTCGGTCAGCTTCTCCACGATGGTTCCCCCCACAGGTCCCAGTAGTACGGGTAGCACTGACTGAGAACGATAGACGGGTCTTTTTCGATCAGTGGTGCCCACCTCGTCGGGGGTACCGGAAGGTGCCGCGCAATAGCCGGCGCAATGGCGTCGCGGATAGCCTGGTCCGCCGCGTGGATGATCCGCGGTTTGACACGCCATACGAGTCGTCGAGCTCTGGACACGTCGAGCGGACGCGGTGGCGGCGCGTCGCGGCGACACCGGCGACGCCAGCAGCGACGAGGCCGGTGCCGGGACGCGGCGGCGGCGCGGCGGGACCGGGCCGACGCCGCGGCGAGCCGGCGAGCCGGCGGGTGCGGCGGGGCGCCCCCTCCCGGCTCCCGCCCCGCCCAGGTCCCCGGGATGTCGCATCAACGGCCCTGGTGACAGGTCTGCCGCGCCGCCGCGAGCGGTGGGTGGTTTGCGGAATGCGGAGATTCGGCGTTGTCCGGCGCGACAATCCCTGCATGAGGTTCAGCGTGGAACGCGACGTACTCGCCGACGCGACGGGCTGGGCCGCCCGGTACGTGCCGAAGCCCACCGCCGGCGCCCAGCAGGTGCTGACGGGCCTGCTGCTGGAAGCCACCATGCCGACCCCGGACCAGGTCCACGACCAGGCCGGGGATCAGACCGGGGATCAGACGCCGGAACAGGCCCAGGCCCAGGCCCAGGCGCGGGCGCGGGCGTCGGGCCCGGTGCTCACCGTCTCCGCGTTCGACTCCGAGGTCGCCGCGCGCGCCCCGGTCGAGGCCGTCGTCACCGAGCCCGGCCGGGTCGTCGTGCCCGGGCGGCTGCTGGCGGACGTCGTGCGCAACCTGCCCGACGCGCCGGTCGTCGTCGAGGCCACCGGGACCAGAGTGATCATCGAGTGTGGCGCGGCCCGGTTCCGCATCCCGGCGCTCTCCGCCGAGGACTACCCGGTGCTGCCCGCGTTCCCCCCGCCGGTCGGCGAGGTGGACACGCTCGGCTTCGCGGCGGCGGTCGCGCAGGTGGCGCCGGCCGCCGGCCGGGACGACGCGCTGCCGGTGCTCACCGCCGTCCGGCTCGAGATCGCCCGGGGCGGGCTGACGATGGTCGCCACCGACCGCTACCGGCTCGCCGTCCGGACGATCCCGTGGCAGCCCACCGTCGACGACCCCGACGCGATCGCGCACGTGCCGGCCCGGCTGCTCGCCGACGTGGCGAAGCTGCCGACCACCGCCTCCCGGGTCATGATCGGGATGGGCGTCGACGAGGCCGGGGTCCTGCGCTTCGGGCTGTCGGTGAACGGCCGGCAGACGATCGTCCGGCTGTTGGAGGGGAGCTTCCCGAACTACCGCCGGCTGCTGCCGGAGACCTCCGAGCTCACCGTCACGGCGCCGACGGCGGTGCTCGCGGCGGCCGTCCGCCGGGTCGCGCTGGTGGCGACGCGTACGGCGCCGCTGCGGTTCACGTTCTCCGCCGGCCAGGTCGTGGCCGAGGCCGGGGACGGCGGGGGCGCCCAGGCCTCCGAGCTGGTGCCGGTGGAGTACGACGGCCCGGAGCTGTCAGTGCTGTTCAACCCCGGGTTCCTGCTGGACGGCCTGGCGGCGGTCGAGGGCGACGAGGCCATCATCGGGTTCGCCACCGCCGACCCGGAGGTGGCCTCGACCAAGCCGGCGGTCCTCACCGGCAAGGACGACGGTGAGGACTACCGCTACCTGCTCATGCCGATCCGCACCGGCGCGGCCTGAGCGCTCCGGCGCCGCCCCGGAAGGCCGGAGCGGGCCGGGAGCGCGGGCCGGAGGCCAGAAGCCGGAAGCAGGCCGGAGAGCGTCGGCTCAGGGCGCGGTCGGGGCCTGGGTCATCGTGCCGGCGCCGGGCACCACCCCGCCGGCGGCGGCCGCCGCCGGGTCGATCGGGCCGTCCTCGGTGACGTTCAGGGTGCCACCCGCGGCCCCGGATTCCGGTGCGGTCGGCGAGTCCCAGGTCACGCCGTCGAGCGGCGGGTTCGCCCACTTCTGGACGAACTCCTTCACCACGTCGGGGGAGACGGTGCCGCAGCGCTGGGTGCGGTCCCAGGCGGTCAGCACGAAGTGCTGGCCACCGGTGAACTCGTTGCGCGTCCACGGCACCGCGATGAAGCGGTTCCCGGCGTCGGCCGCGACCGTGCGCAGCTTCTCGACCTGGTCGGCGGGCAGCTTCGCGTCGTACCAGCCGACCACGAAGCCGTGCTCCAGGTTGTGCACCGCCCGCTCGGCGCGGATGCCCGAGTCCGGGTTGTAGAACCGGATGGCGTCGGGCAGCGGGTCGGACTCGTGGTTGCCCGACGACGGCGGGGAGTCCTTGTACTCGACCGTGTCGGTGGCCCCCACATGCTGGTTGCCGTACGACTGGCCGTTGACGATCCCGGTGCAGTTCGCGGTGACCGCGGCCGGGGAGGGCGCGGCGATGTAGCCGACGCTGCGCTCCTCGTTCTTCGACCGGTTGTCGAAGACGCTGTAGACGATGATCCCGGCGAGGAGGGCGAGCGCGACGAAGCCGGAGGTGCCGTAGATCAGCAGTGCCCGTCGGCGCTCCTTCCGCTTCTGCTCGCGGCGGAGCTCCTCCAGGCGGGCGTTACGCGCGACGCTCTTCTTCCCCACGAGGCCCGATCCTACGAAGTGTCGAACACGCCTCGACCGCCGCGGTCCGCCCGACCCGCCGCCGACCGCCGGTTTCGGCGGGATCGGCGGCCCTTCCGCCGCGAGGCGGAGATCGCGCGAACCGGACGTCCTACGAACCGGACGGTAGCCGTACGTAGTTCAACATGACCATTAAGTGAATGCCATCGTAGCGGCCCGGCCGGCGAGTGGAAGACCCCCGCGCCGGGGATCTCGGCTCAGCGTCGTTCCACGACCAACCTCAGCGTTCCACGACCAACCTCAGCGCTCCACGACGAACGCCGCGACGTCACGGGCCGGCCGCGGATACGCCGGCGCGGCCGGATGCCCCACCCCCACGACGCCCATCGGCGTCCAGGTGCGCGGCAGGTCCAGCGTGTCGGTCACGACCTCCCCGCAGAACAGCGCGGACGACACCCAGCACGAGCCCAGGCCCTCGGCGGCGAGCGCGACCAGCAGGTTCTGCACGGCGGCGCCGAGCGCCACGGTGAACATCCGCTCCTCGGCCCGCGCCCGGCGCTCGTCGGCGTAGGAATGCGCGCCGTCGGTCACCATCATCGGGACGATCAGCACCGGCGCCCGGCGCAACACGTCGCCGCGGCGCAGCCGCCGGCTCACCGAGTCCTCGTCGAACCCGTCGCGGCGCAGGTCGTCCGTCCAGGCCATCGCCATCGCGTCGAGCAGGGCGTGCCGGCGCGCCTCGACCAGCACGAACCGCCACGGGGTGGTGTGATGCGGGGCGGGCGCGGTGATCGCCGCGGCGATCGCCTGGCGCACCGCCGCCGGGTCCACCGGGAGGTCGGCGAACTCCCGCACCGTGCGCCGCGCGAACGGCGCCGAGCGGCGCGCCTCGACCGTGCCGAGCTGGAACATGTCCTCGTCCCAGGGGCGCAGCAGCGAGCGGGACCCGGTCCCGTCGTCGGGCCGGCGGGTGAAGCCGCGGACGATCGCCACCGGCGTGGCACCG includes:
- the dnaN gene encoding DNA polymerase III subunit beta, producing MRFSVERDVLADATGWAARYVPKPTAGAQQVLTGLLLEATMPTPDQVHDQAGDQTGDQTPEQAQAQAQARARASGPVLTVSAFDSEVAARAPVEAVVTEPGRVVVPGRLLADVVRNLPDAPVVVEATGTRVIIECGAARFRIPALSAEDYPVLPAFPPPVGEVDTLGFAAAVAQVAPAAGRDDALPVLTAVRLEIARGGLTMVATDRYRLAVRTIPWQPTVDDPDAIAHVPARLLADVAKLPTTASRVMIGMGVDEAGVLRFGLSVNGRQTIVRLLEGSFPNYRRLLPETSELTVTAPTAVLAAAVRRVALVATRTAPLRFTFSAGQVVAEAGDGGGAQASELVPVEYDGPELSVLFNPGFLLDGLAAVEGDEAIIGFATADPEVASTKPAVLTGKDDGEDYRYLLMPIRTGAA
- a CDS encoding DUF3105 domain-containing protein; this encodes MGKKSVARNARLEELRREQKRKERRRALLIYGTSGFVALALLAGIIVYSVFDNRSKNEERSVGYIAAPSPAAVTANCTGIVNGQSYGNQHVGATDTVEYKDSPPSSGNHESDPLPDAIRFYNPDSGIRAERAVHNLEHGFVVGWYDAKLPADQVEKLRTVAADAGNRFIAVPWTRNEFTGGQHFVLTAWDRTQRCGTVSPDVVKEFVQKWANPPLDGVTWDSPTAPESGAAGGTLNVTEDGPIDPAAAAAGGVVPGAGTMTQAPTAP